One window of the Clupea harengus chromosome 20, Ch_v2.0.2, whole genome shotgun sequence genome contains the following:
- the yif1a gene encoding protein YIF1A has translation MDLPHHGHRATKPRARTGPPAGDPMLFDDTSSGGPQMTNQGYYNSGYMSGPPAAGAGAGAGVGVNNLFTDPMANAAVMYGSSIANQGKDIVNKEISRFVSMNKLKYFFAVDTKYVIKKLMLLMFPYTHQDWEVRYHRDTPLPPRHDLNAPDLYIPSMAFITYLLLAGMALGIQKRFSPEVLGLCASTALVWMVIEVFAMLLSLYLLTVHSDLSTFDLIAYSGYKYVGMIFTVLCGLLFGSDGYFVALAWSSCALMYFIVRSLKMKILSSLSSDSMGAGASAKPRFRLYITMATAIFQPVIIYWLTSHLVR, from the exons ATGGACCTTCCACACCATGGACACAGAGCAA CTAAACCAAGAGCTCGTACAGGTCCTCCAGCCGGAGACCCCATGCTCTTTGATGACACCAGTTCAGGAGGGCCACAAATGACCAATCAGGGTTACTACAATTCAGGATACATGAGTGGACccccagctgctggtgctggtgctggtgctggcgtTGGCGTGAACAATTTATTTACTGACCCAATGGCCAATGCTGCTGTGATGTATGGTTCCTCAATTGCTAACCAGGGGAAGGATATTGTCAATAAAGAG ATAAGCCGGTTTGTTTCAATGAACAAGCTGAAGTATTTCTTCGCAGTCGACACGAAATATGTAATCAAGAAACTGATGCTCCTCATGTTCCCCTATACACACCAG GACTGGGAAGTGCGATACCACAGAGATACCCCTCTGCCCCCCCGGCATGATCTGAATGCTCCTGACCTCTACATACCCT CAATGGCTTTCATCACCTACCTTTTGCTAGCTGGGATGGCCCTTGGAATCCAGAAAag GTTCAGTCCAGAGGTGTTGGGGCTTTGTGCTAGTACTGCCCTGGTCTGGATGGTTATTGAAGTGTTTGCCATGCTTCTGAGCTTGTACCTTCTTACAGTGCACTCTGATCTTTCTACCTTTGATCTCATTGCTTACAGTGGATACAAATACGTGGG GATGATTTTTACTGTCCTGTGTGGACTCCTCTTTGGCAGTGATGGGTACTTTGTTGCTTTGGCCTGGAGTTCTTGTGCCCTCATGTATTTCATA GTGCGCTCACTCAAGATGAAGATTCTTTCCTCGTTGTCCTCGGACTCCATGGGTGCTGGAGCAAGCGCCAAACCCCGTTTCCGCCTTTACATTACCATGGCAACTGCTATTTTTCAGCCAGTCATCATCTACTGGCTCACCTCTCACCTGGTCAGGTGA